In a genomic window of Ipomoea triloba cultivar NCNSP0323 chromosome 3, ASM357664v1:
- the LOC116011729 gene encoding probable E3 ubiquitin-protein ligase RHY1A isoform X1 encodes MAGMLPGVECARRRRFHQGGGWSDSTASTTTSSSTRRSSFCLYTSNHDSHLSSSSSSSSMQQRGAIGKANQDEKLGAAAREAKERLDERLKSGHCKSDHKRNGRKEAEKRGMVMGDVQMEVYVLKSKAMKWARKLGWKASEGEEECAICLDQFKVGETLMHLPCAHRFHSRCLLPWLHTNAHCPCCRMGILSSPF; translated from the exons ATGGCCGGCATGCTCCCCGGCGTGGAATGTGCCCGGCGCCGGAGATTTCATCAGGGCGGCGGCTGGTCGGACTCAACCgcctccaccaccacctcctCCTCCACAAGAAGGTCGTCCTTTTGCCTCTACACAAGCAACCATGATTCCCATCTCAGCTCAAGCTCAAGCTCCTCATCCATG CAGCAAAGAGGTGCGATTGGGAAGGCGAACCAAGATGAGAAGCTAGGTGCCGCCGCTAGAGAAGCCAAGGAAAGATTGGATGAGAGGCTGAAATCAGGCCATTGCAAATCTGACCACAAAAG GAATGGTAGAAAAGAGGCAGAGAAGAGGGGAATGGTGATGGGAGATGTGCAGATGGAGGTGTACGTGTTAAAGAGCAAGGCGATGAAATGGGCAAGAAAGCTGGGGTGGAAAGCGTCAGAGGGAGAGGAGGAATGTGCCATATGTTTGGACCAGTTTAAGGTTGGTGAGACATTGATGCACCTGCCATGTGCCCATAGGTTCCACTCAAGGTGTTTGCTTCCTTGGCTTCACACTAATGCACATTGCCCTTGTTGTAGGATGGGGATTTTGTCTTCACccttttga
- the LOC116011729 gene encoding probable E3 ubiquitin-protein ligase RHY1A isoform X2 encodes MAGMLPGVECARRRRFHQGGGWSDSTASTTTSSSTRRSSFCLYTSNHDSHLSSSSSSSSMQRGAIGKANQDEKLGAAAREAKERLDERLKSGHCKSDHKRNGRKEAEKRGMVMGDVQMEVYVLKSKAMKWARKLGWKASEGEEECAICLDQFKVGETLMHLPCAHRFHSRCLLPWLHTNAHCPCCRMGILSSPF; translated from the exons ATGGCCGGCATGCTCCCCGGCGTGGAATGTGCCCGGCGCCGGAGATTTCATCAGGGCGGCGGCTGGTCGGACTCAACCgcctccaccaccacctcctCCTCCACAAGAAGGTCGTCCTTTTGCCTCTACACAAGCAACCATGATTCCCATCTCAGCTCAAGCTCAAGCTCCTCATCCATG CAAAGAGGTGCGATTGGGAAGGCGAACCAAGATGAGAAGCTAGGTGCCGCCGCTAGAGAAGCCAAGGAAAGATTGGATGAGAGGCTGAAATCAGGCCATTGCAAATCTGACCACAAAAG GAATGGTAGAAAAGAGGCAGAGAAGAGGGGAATGGTGATGGGAGATGTGCAGATGGAGGTGTACGTGTTAAAGAGCAAGGCGATGAAATGGGCAAGAAAGCTGGGGTGGAAAGCGTCAGAGGGAGAGGAGGAATGTGCCATATGTTTGGACCAGTTTAAGGTTGGTGAGACATTGATGCACCTGCCATGTGCCCATAGGTTCCACTCAAGGTGTTTGCTTCCTTGGCTTCACACTAATGCACATTGCCCTTGTTGTAGGATGGGGATTTTGTCTTCACccttttga
- the LOC116011730 gene encoding uncharacterized protein LOC116011730: protein MSTRYKGESSSSSRNHQYIYGELVPIPNCVCGQRLKLQTSWTNDNPGRRYWECCFENGGQRCGFVRWHDAPMCARSRKIIPGLLRMINRNEEEIAKLKMRLQGSRGGNNGGQCKCKGIRILSVVCILLFVVLCVLIAMIVPSGNKNLMLGSSSGY from the exons ATGTCTACAAGATATAAAGGTGAAAGTTCTTCATCGTCAAGAAATCATCAATATATCTACGGTGAGTTGGTTCCCATTCCAAATTGTGTATGTGGGCAACGTTTGAAGCTACAAAC ATCGTGGACTAACGATAATCCTGGCAGAAGATATTGGGAATGTTGTTTTGAAAAT GGAGGTCAAAGGTGTGGTTTTGTTAGATGGCATGATGCTCCAATGTGCGCAAGGTCAAGAAAAATTATTCCTGGACTATTGAGAATGATCAACCGTAATGAAGAAGAGATCGCAAAGCTGAAAATGAGGCTACAAGGATCTAGAGGAGGAAACAATGGTGGACAGTGCAAGTGCAAGGGTATTAGGATATTATCAGTGGTCTGCATTCTCTTATTTGTAGTGTTATGTGTACTTATAGCAATGATTGTCCCTAGTGGAAACAAGAACCTTATGTTGGGCAGTAGTTCTGGTTATTGA